The Armatimonadota bacterium genome includes a region encoding these proteins:
- the phnE gene encoding phosphonate ABC transporter, permease protein PhnE, with the protein MSETKPPKNPILASVLSALIPGLGQIYAGKLTRGISLFVGLAAQAALFYGVGAPWLAGWMALIWLWNIWDARCLAKGIAASAAGPVILILLLNFVAAWKVTDIHVPSLQPEQRSVIGNIVSGLGNPDFVSRKTRHLSATTKYIVVGPGAPESVEQPVVKSGEPVITISPSMVKKAESITVTGKNFAPNSKGSLILLGADEMPVGVFHTDRNGRFEKTFVNPRYIPGDYFVQAQMDVPTGGWSLSSTLKDAAPRMFETIYLAFIGTALSLIFALPLSFLGARNLMSGNALLKAIYGIVRGLFSVLRSVEVLIIAVIAVAAVGIGPFAGVLALAIHGIGALGKLYSEAIESIEHGPIEAIRSTGASDLQVIVYAVVPQVVPQFIAFTLYRWDINVRMATVIGLVGGGGIGYQLIQYMNLLQWRQAATAIWLIAGVVMLMDYASAVIREKIV; encoded by the coding sequence ATGAGCGAGACTAAACCACCCAAAAACCCGATACTCGCTTCTGTGCTGTCTGCTTTGATACCCGGGTTGGGTCAGATATACGCAGGTAAACTGACACGAGGCATCTCGCTTTTTGTCGGGCTTGCCGCACAGGCTGCCCTATTTTACGGAGTGGGTGCGCCGTGGCTTGCCGGATGGATGGCTTTGATATGGCTTTGGAATATATGGGATGCACGCTGCCTGGCGAAGGGAATCGCGGCTTCGGCTGCCGGGCCTGTCATTCTGATATTGCTGCTTAACTTCGTGGCGGCGTGGAAAGTTACCGATATACACGTTCCGTCGCTTCAGCCGGAACAGAGAAGCGTCATCGGCAATATTGTCTCGGGGCTGGGCAACCCGGACTTTGTCTCACGCAAGACCAGGCACCTGAGCGCGACAACCAAGTATATAGTCGTAGGACCGGGCGCGCCGGAGTCGGTGGAGCAGCCTGTGGTAAAAAGCGGCGAGCCGGTGATTACGATAAGCCCCAGCATGGTCAAGAAGGCCGAGTCGATTACTGTTACAGGGAAAAACTTTGCGCCCAACTCAAAAGGCTCACTGATCCTGCTTGGGGCTGATGAGATGCCTGTCGGGGTGTTTCATACCGATCGGAATGGTCGATTCGAGAAGACTTTTGTAAACCCGCGCTATATACCCGGCGACTATTTCGTGCAGGCGCAGATGGATGTGCCGACAGGCGGATGGAGCCTGAGCAGCACCCTCAAAGATGCAGCGCCAAGAATGTTCGAGACTATATATCTCGCGTTCATCGGGACGGCGCTCTCGCTGATCTTTGCGCTGCCGTTGAGCTTTTTGGGAGCGCGCAATTTGATGTCCGGGAATGCATTATTAAAAGCAATTTACGGCATTGTGCGGGGACTTTTCAGTGTGCTGCGGTCTGTAGAGGTGCTGATTATTGCCGTGATTGCAGTCGCGGCTGTGGGGATTGGGCCGTTTGCGGGCGTATTAGCCCTTGCTATCCATGGGATCGGCGCGCTTGGAAAGCTCTACTCGGAGGCTATCGAAAGCATAGAACATGGCCCCATAGAGGCTATCAGATCGACCGGCGCAAGCGACCTTCAAGTGATAGTCTACGCGGTCGTGCCGCAGGTGGTGCCGCAGTTTATTGCTTTCACGCTGTACCGCTGGGACATAAACGTGCGTATGGCGACAGTGATCGGCCTAGTTGGCGGCGGCGGGATCGGATATCAATTGATCCAGTATATGAACCTGCTGCAGTGGCGGCAGGCCGCAACGGCGATATGGCTCATCGCGGGAGTGGTCATGTTGATGGACTACGCTAGCGCAGTGATCAGGGAAAAGATTGTATGA
- the phnC gene encoding phosphonate ABC transporter ATP-binding protein has translation MLKIENLTKVYPNGTRALNEISLEVPAGQFVAIIGLSGSGKSTLLRCINRLIEPTSGKISLDDIEVTAAKDLREIRRRIGMIFQHFNLVKRSSVLTNVLSGRLGYANPAASLAHIFSSEDIADARANLARVGLLEKESERADSLSGGQQQRVGIARALMQKPELILADEPVASLDPATAHTVLDHLEQMNKRDGMTVLCNIHFLSLARRYADRVVALKAGEIVFDGLPDEIDDIRFKQIYGEDAEQVEIC, from the coding sequence ATGCTTAAAATTGAAAACCTGACAAAGGTATATCCGAACGGGACTCGGGCACTAAATGAAATATCGCTGGAAGTGCCTGCCGGTCAGTTTGTCGCAATAATCGGATTATCCGGCTCAGGCAAGAGCACGCTGCTTCGCTGCATCAACCGCCTCATCGAACCTACATCGGGCAAAATATCCCTCGACGACATAGAAGTCACTGCCGCAAAAGACCTCAGAGAAATTCGACGGCGGATAGGAATGATATTTCAGCACTTCAACCTCGTAAAACGCTCCAGCGTGCTGACCAATGTCCTAAGCGGCAGGCTGGGATATGCCAACCCCGCGGCAAGTCTGGCGCATATATTCAGCAGTGAGGATATAGCAGACGCAAGAGCCAACCTGGCGCGGGTCGGGCTGCTGGAAAAAGAATCTGAACGGGCAGACTCACTTTCAGGCGGCCAGCAGCAGCGCGTAGGCATTGCGCGTGCTCTGATGCAAAAGCCTGAGCTGATTCTGGCTGATGAGCCCGTTGCCTCACTCGACCCGGCAACCGCGCACACTGTGCTCGATCACCTGGAACAGATGAACAAGCGCGACGGGATGACTGTGCTGTGTAACATTCACTTCCTGAGCCTTGCAAGGAGATACGCCGACCGGGTAGTCGCACTAAAAGCAGGTGAAATAGTCTTTGACGGCCTACCTGATGAGATTGACGATATCAGGTTCAAACAGATCTATGGTGAGGACGCCGAGCAGGTGGAGATATGTTGA
- the sppA gene encoding signal peptide peptidase SppA: protein MSDDMQDRPQEPEQPQSGQPSQSTGQPGPQPGYRQYAPGPGGYQAPPPGAWQYVPYQPQSKPRYWIPIVIVLGVLFLFFIFTIGIIGAIVGGGAGTTVERGSHVALIRVNGVITAGTSGGSPFGESVSGSEDIVEQLEQARKNNGAKAIVIRINSPGGSPAGSEEVYNEINRVRDSGKVVYVSMGDVAASGGYYIASPCTKIYSDANSVTGSIGVIMSTADMSELYKKIGYRPEVIKSGKFKDIGSPNRAITPEEHALLQEIINTTYINFVKAVSKGRNLPFDQVKKIADGRIFTGDQALKVKLVDEIGGLHETVRAAAKAGGIKGAPKVVEYGRKGFLQSLLGGDSSKASAELDSAVTRKALELILRNQGTTVSPR, encoded by the coding sequence ATGAGTGACGATATGCAAGACCGACCGCAAGAGCCGGAGCAGCCTCAATCCGGTCAACCTTCACAGTCGACCGGGCAACCAGGCCCGCAGCCGGGCTACAGACAGTATGCGCCAGGGCCAGGCGGCTATCAGGCGCCTCCACCCGGCGCGTGGCAGTATGTCCCATATCAGCCGCAGTCCAAACCCAGATACTGGATTCCTATTGTGATAGTGTTGGGCGTGTTGTTCCTGTTTTTCATATTTACAATCGGGATCATCGGCGCAATCGTAGGCGGCGGGGCAGGCACTACAGTGGAGCGCGGCTCTCACGTCGCGCTGATACGGGTTAACGGCGTGATAACAGCGGGCACAAGCGGCGGCAGTCCTTTTGGAGAGAGCGTCTCGGGTTCTGAAGATATAGTAGAGCAGCTTGAGCAGGCTCGAAAAAACAATGGCGCAAAGGCCATTGTAATCAGGATCAACAGCCCCGGCGGCAGCCCCGCTGGCTCCGAAGAGGTCTATAACGAGATCAATCGTGTGCGCGATTCGGGTAAAGTGGTGTATGTCTCGATGGGCGATGTCGCCGCTTCAGGCGGATATTACATTGCCTCGCCCTGCACCAAGATATATTCGGACGCAAATTCAGTTACCGGCAGCATAGGCGTTATTATGTCAACTGCCGACATGAGCGAACTTTATAAGAAGATAGGTTATCGCCCCGAGGTGATCAAGTCCGGCAAGTTCAAGGATATCGGCTCACCCAACCGGGCTATTACTCCCGAAGAGCACGCGCTGCTTCAGGAGATCATAAACACGACTTATATCAACTTCGTAAAGGCAGTTTCCAAAGGGCGCAATCTGCCGTTCGATCAAGTTAAAAAGATAGCCGACGGGCGCATATTCACAGGCGACCAGGCGCTTAAGGTCAAACTGGTGGATGAGATTGGCGGCCTGCATGAGACAGTGAGAGCCGCAGCCAAGGCAGGCGGAATTAAAGGCGCGCCCAAAGTGGTTGAATATGGCCGCAAGGGATTCCTGCAGAGCCTGCTTGGCGGAGATTCGTCCAAAGCATCCGCCGAGCTGGACAGCGCAGTCACGCGTAAAGCTCTTGAGCTGATCTTGAGAAATCAGGGAACCACGGTGTCTCCGAGGTGA
- the polA gene encoding DNA polymerase I produces MTDRKRLVVIDGNSLLYRAFFAMRYLSTASGQPTNAVYALTMMLLRLFEEKPDYIAVAFDTPTPTFRHVEYEEYKAHRKPTPDALIEQSPVARELIRAFNVPVIEVPGYEADDIIGAMAKDATARGWETTIVTGDLDALQLVDESVRVMTTVKGVTDTVEYDSNAVKDRFGLTPDQIVDYKALKGDSSDNIPGVPGIGDKTAVSLLQEYGTLENLLNHVGDLPEGKAKKALQANEEMAHLSKHLATIVTDLPEKLDLDDYARREPDYDALRDLFVKLEFKTMLKRLPEIGMAEGKAAPEERVALGACSRIESADELKRLIDLLKSEGGFAMQCHTANGKSIDAEIIGISFCKGIGDTAYVQVIDPAKKSTGSLELGFDGPFQADLSAFKEVLESDKVKKFCHDSKLNHAALALRGVVLRGVTLDSMLGAYLLDSSRGSFEIGDVAFEQLSLELPGVTSKQENKIDDATLICGEAEAIYRVREPIESRLQNDGLMDLYTKVELPLAPILAEMELNGVAVDVSQLGNLSITLDVDIREVAQRIYDQAGEEFNIGSPKQLQVILFEKLGLQTSKKTKTGYSTSASALEELATDNPIVADILHYRELTKIKSTYADSLPKLINPRTGRIHTSLNQAVTATGRLSSSDPNLQNIPIRTELGRQIRKAFVAAGDNLLVSADYSQIELRILAHVTDDAGLVKAFENNEDIHTATACTLFNVEPHDVSPEMRRRAKTVNFAVIYGMADFTLSKALGVSVKEAHDFIETYFARFPGVRTFTDETIAIAREKGYVTTLMGRRRYMQDINNSNRNIRQFAERAAVNMPIQGTAADIMKIAMIRVHDALKEAGMSSKMLLQVHDELLLEVPPSELDTVCSLVREGMEHAVDLRVPLRADVKSGKNWSQMTAEREEEPLIDLGD; encoded by the coding sequence ATGACCGATAGGAAGAGACTGGTCGTAATTGACGGCAACAGCCTGCTCTACCGCGCGTTTTTCGCTATGCGGTATCTGTCGACCGCGAGCGGCCAGCCGACTAATGCCGTCTATGCACTGACTATGATGCTCCTGAGGCTCTTCGAGGAAAAACCGGACTATATAGCCGTTGCCTTCGACACGCCCACGCCTACCTTCAGGCATGTGGAGTATGAAGAATATAAAGCGCATCGCAAGCCGACCCCGGACGCACTGATTGAGCAGTCGCCGGTCGCTCGTGAGCTGATCCGCGCATTCAATGTGCCCGTGATTGAGGTTCCCGGCTATGAAGCCGACGACATCATCGGTGCAATGGCCAAAGATGCAACGGCTCGCGGCTGGGAGACCACCATCGTCACAGGCGATCTCGATGCACTGCAGCTTGTCGACGAGAGCGTCAGAGTTATGACTACAGTAAAGGGCGTTACCGATACTGTCGAATACGACTCAAATGCAGTCAAGGATCGCTTTGGCCTTACTCCCGATCAGATAGTCGATTATAAGGCTTTGAAGGGCGATTCGTCGGACAATATTCCCGGTGTGCCCGGAATAGGCGACAAGACGGCAGTGAGCCTGCTTCAGGAATACGGCACACTCGAAAACCTGCTCAATCATGTCGGCGATCTTCCTGAGGGCAAGGCCAAGAAGGCGCTGCAAGCCAATGAAGAAATGGCGCATCTCTCCAAGCACCTTGCTACGATAGTCACTGACCTGCCGGAGAAGCTGGATCTGGACGATTACGCCAGGCGCGAACCTGACTATGATGCCCTTCGGGACCTGTTCGTAAAACTCGAGTTCAAGACAATGCTCAAGCGCCTGCCCGAGATCGGGATGGCCGAGGGCAAAGCCGCTCCCGAGGAGAGGGTCGCACTGGGAGCATGCAGCCGGATAGAGTCAGCAGATGAACTCAAAAGACTTATCGATTTGCTCAAATCAGAGGGCGGGTTTGCCATGCAGTGCCACACTGCCAACGGTAAATCGATCGATGCAGAGATAATTGGTATCAGCTTCTGCAAGGGCATAGGCGACACTGCATACGTTCAGGTAATTGACCCTGCCAAGAAATCGACCGGCTCACTTGAGTTGGGCTTCGATGGTCCGTTCCAGGCCGACCTCAGTGCATTTAAGGAAGTCCTCGAATCGGATAAGGTTAAAAAATTCTGTCACGATTCAAAGCTCAATCATGCAGCTCTTGCCCTGCGAGGTGTTGTGCTCAGGGGCGTCACGTTAGACTCTATGCTCGGCGCATACCTGCTCGATTCATCCAGAGGCTCCTTTGAGATAGGGGATGTCGCCTTTGAGCAGCTCTCACTTGAACTGCCTGGTGTGACCTCTAAGCAGGAAAATAAGATTGATGACGCCACTCTGATCTGCGGCGAGGCCGAGGCCATATACCGTGTCCGCGAGCCTATCGAATCGCGCCTGCAAAATGACGGTCTTATGGACCTCTATACCAAAGTCGAACTCCCGCTTGCCCCGATCCTTGCTGAGATGGAGCTTAACGGGGTCGCGGTCGATGTGAGCCAGCTCGGCAACCTTTCGATCACTCTTGATGTCGATATACGCGAGGTCGCTCAGAGAATTTACGACCAGGCGGGCGAAGAGTTTAACATAGGCTCGCCCAAGCAGCTTCAAGTGATCCTGTTTGAAAAGCTCGGCCTGCAAACATCGAAGAAGACCAAGACAGGCTACTCTACCAGCGCGTCCGCATTGGAAGAACTCGCAACGGACAACCCGATAGTAGCTGATATATTGCACTATCGCGAGCTTACCAAGATCAAGTCTACATATGCAGATTCGCTTCCCAAGCTCATAAACCCGAGAACAGGCAGGATTCATACGTCTCTAAACCAGGCCGTCACAGCTACTGGTCGGCTTTCGTCGAGTGATCCTAACCTGCAGAATATTCCGATCAGGACAGAGCTTGGCAGGCAGATTAGAAAAGCATTTGTTGCCGCGGGCGATAACCTGCTCGTCTCAGCCGATTACTCTCAAATCGAGCTGAGAATATTAGCCCATGTGACCGATGACGCGGGTCTGGTCAAGGCATTTGAAAACAACGAGGATATCCACACCGCCACCGCCTGCACGCTCTTTAATGTCGAGCCGCATGATGTCAGCCCAGAGATGCGCAGGCGAGCCAAGACGGTCAATTTCGCTGTGATCTACGGCATGGCCGATTTTACTCTCTCAAAGGCCTTGGGAGTATCCGTCAAAGAGGCTCACGACTTTATCGAGACCTACTTCGCCAGGTTCCCGGGTGTGCGGACTTTTACCGATGAGACGATAGCTATTGCCCGCGAAAAGGGATATGTGACAACCCTCATGGGCCGCCGCAGATATATGCAGGATATCAACAACTCCAACAGAAACATCAGGCAGTTTGCCGAGCGCGCAGCGGTCAATATGCCTATCCAGGGCACAGCCGCAGATATCATGAAAATCGCCATGATCCGGGTGCATGACGCCTTGAAAGAGGCCGGCATGTCGAGCAAGATGCTCCTACAGGTCCACGACGAGCTTCTCCTTGAAGTGCCGCCTAGTGAACTTGATACCGTCTGCAGCCTTGTCCGCGAGGGTATGGAGCATGCCGTCGATTTACGGGTCCCGCTGAGGGCGGATGTGAAATCCGGCAAGAACTGGTCTCAGATGACTGCCGAGCGCGAAGAAGAACCGTTGATTGATCTCGGCGACTAG